One Flagellimonas sp. CMM7 genomic region harbors:
- the radC gene encoding DNA repair protein RadC — translation MQEKVTSFSIKNWADDDRPREKLVQKGRSILSDAELIAILIGSGNKKESAVELSKRILASVNHNLNELGKLSVNQLMQFKGIGEAKAVSIAAALEVGRRRRGGDAEKISKISGSKDAFELLYPLIGELQHEEFWIVYLNNSNKVIHKSQLSKGGITGTLVDVRLVLKQALELGAVGIILAHNHPSGTVKPSLADKEITEKLKKASEALDIKILDHLILTQHDYLSFADQGIL, via the coding sequence ATGCAAGAAAAAGTAACTTCTTTTTCCATTAAAAATTGGGCAGATGATGATAGGCCAAGGGAAAAATTGGTACAAAAAGGACGCTCCATACTTTCAGATGCAGAATTGATAGCTATTTTAATAGGCTCAGGCAATAAAAAGGAAAGCGCTGTGGAGCTTTCCAAACGTATTTTAGCTTCTGTAAACCATAACTTAAACGAGCTTGGTAAACTTTCTGTAAATCAGTTAATGCAATTTAAGGGTATTGGAGAGGCGAAAGCGGTTTCCATTGCAGCAGCTTTGGAAGTAGGTCGAAGAAGGAGGGGAGGAGATGCCGAGAAAATTTCAAAAATTTCTGGTAGTAAAGATGCTTTTGAGCTATTGTACCCTTTAATTGGAGAATTACAGCATGAAGAGTTTTGGATCGTCTACCTTAACAATTCCAACAAGGTGATACACAAATCCCAGTTGAGCAAAGGAGGTATTACGGGAACCTTGGTGGATGTACGTTTGGTATTAAAACAAGCTTTGGAACTTGGTGCAGTAGGTATTATACTAGCGCATAACCATCCATCAGGAACGGTAAAACCAAGCCTTGCGGACAAAGAAATTACAGAAAAGCTCAAAAAAGCTTCAGAAGCTTTGGATATTAAAATATTGGATCATTTGATTTTAACCCAGCATGATTATTTAAGTTTTGCGGACCAAGGAATACTTTAG
- a CDS encoding DUF5723 family protein translates to MRLGKLLFLTTFFGVASMWSQNKQLLYDFYEIPQSLMVNPGVKTSEKWHTGIPVLSGLYFQAATSGVTVNDLFANDGVDFTTKVRERLIEDMSKRDDFSTTSQIELFNVGFRSKNRPDDYYSFGMYGETDIITYWPKGLAILAFEGNGGDNIGRSFDLGDLNLRGEMVNVFHFGVNRKMSNNLTIGARAKIYSSIFQFQSIKNSGSFTTTQGQNNIYANTISADMELQTSGLDGFLDIIDEDTSTTRRDLERLFIKKALFGGNLGLGFDAGFTYNINPQTTITGSVLDVGFIYNSKDIKNYTLRGSATNEGIEVILPEDINDLNNDLWQELIDEIEESVPFDDNDTSGYISFRPIKVYGSFRYDFGLAETSNKDCGCAINAESGQNNDLYRNSVGGQLFMMKRPRGVQAALTGFYQRRLGRTLSLKTTYTVDKYSLSNIGLGLNLQAGPVNFYILGDNLLGYRNVADSHYASLQFGFNIISWNDN, encoded by the coding sequence ATGAGGCTAGGCAAATTACTCTTTTTAACCACTTTTTTTGGGGTAGCCTCCATGTGGTCCCAAAACAAGCAGTTGCTTTATGATTTTTATGAGATTCCACAATCTCTAATGGTCAACCCAGGGGTGAAGACCTCAGAAAAATGGCACACAGGAATACCTGTTTTATCCGGATTATACTTTCAAGCTGCAACAAGTGGAGTAACCGTAAATGACCTTTTTGCAAATGACGGTGTTGACTTTACCACTAAAGTTAGGGAACGATTGATAGAGGATATGAGCAAAAGAGATGATTTTAGTACTACAAGTCAGATAGAACTGTTCAATGTGGGCTTTAGAAGTAAGAACAGACCAGATGATTACTATTCTTTTGGAATGTACGGAGAGACGGATATCATTACGTATTGGCCCAAGGGTTTAGCGATTTTGGCGTTTGAGGGAAATGGAGGTGATAACATAGGAAGAAGTTTTGATTTGGGTGATCTAAACTTGAGGGGAGAGATGGTCAACGTGTTCCATTTTGGTGTTAATAGAAAAATGAGTAATAATCTTACCATTGGAGCTAGGGCTAAAATCTATTCCAGTATTTTTCAATTCCAATCTATAAAAAACTCAGGGTCTTTTACAACCACACAAGGGCAGAATAATATTTATGCCAATACCATTAGTGCTGATATGGAATTACAGACATCTGGTCTTGATGGTTTTTTGGATATAATAGATGAAGATACGTCCACTACCAGAAGGGATTTGGAGCGTCTGTTCATAAAGAAAGCACTGTTCGGTGGAAATCTTGGACTGGGTTTTGATGCTGGTTTTACATATAACATAAATCCTCAAACAACCATTACAGGAAGCGTATTGGATGTTGGCTTCATTTATAATTCTAAGGATATTAAAAATTATACATTGAGGGGGAGTGCTACCAATGAAGGTATAGAAGTTATCCTGCCAGAAGACATAAACGATTTAAACAACGATTTATGGCAGGAACTTATAGACGAAATTGAAGAATCGGTTCCATTCGATGATAATGACACAAGTGGCTATATTTCTTTTAGGCCAATAAAAGTTTATGGGTCATTTCGATATGATTTTGGTCTAGCTGAAACTTCCAATAAAGATTGCGGCTGTGCAATCAATGCAGAAAGCGGTCAAAATAATGATCTATACAGAAATAGTGTTGGGGGGCAATTATTTATGATGAAGAGACCTAGAGGTGTTCAGGCTGCGTTAACAGGTTTTTACCAAAGAAGATTGGGGAGAACACTTTCTCTTAAAACTACTTATACGGTCGATAAATACTCATTGTCCAACATTGGGCTTGGCCTTAACCTTCAAGCCGGACCAGTCAATTTCTACATTTTGGGAGATAATCTTTTAGGTTATAGAAATGTTGCTGATAGCCACTATGCTTCTTTACAGTTTGGATTTAATATTATATCTTGGAACGATAATTGA
- a CDS encoding YjjG family noncanonical pyrimidine nucleotidase: MFKEVVTDVFFDLDHTLWDFEKNSALTFQKILEQNQLDVDLEDFLTAYIPINLEYWKLYREDRISKSQLRYQRLKRTFDNIGKTISDETINVLAYEYIEHLSSFSNLFPNTIEVLEYLSPRYKLHIITNGFQEIQEKKLKGSNIHQYFDQIIDSEIAGVKKPHPYIFELALTKANVAPQNSLMIGDSIEADIMGGKIGRVPCTSL, from the coding sequence ATGTTTAAAGAAGTGGTTACAGATGTTTTCTTTGATTTGGACCACACCTTGTGGGACTTTGAAAAAAATTCCGCGTTGACATTTCAAAAGATTCTTGAGCAAAATCAATTGGACGTGGATTTGGAGGATTTTTTAACAGCATACATTCCCATAAATCTTGAATATTGGAAATTATACCGAGAGGATAGAATAAGCAAATCTCAACTTAGATATCAACGTTTAAAAAGAACTTTTGACAACATTGGGAAAACAATTTCGGACGAAACCATAAATGTTTTGGCTTATGAGTATATAGAGCATCTATCCTCTTTTTCTAATTTGTTTCCAAATACAATTGAAGTTTTGGAATACCTGTCTCCCAGATATAAGCTTCATATTATCACCAATGGGTTTCAAGAGATTCAAGAAAAAAAATTAAAAGGTTCAAACATTCACCAATACTTTGATCAAATAATTGATTCGGAAATAGCCGGAGTAAAAAAACCACATCCTTACATTTTTGAATTGGCATTGACAAAAGCAAATGTTGCTCCTCAAAATTCGTTGATGATCGGAGATAGTATAGAGGCAGATATCATGGGGGGCAAAATCGGCAGGGTTCCATGCACTTCACTTTAA
- a CDS encoding replication-associated recombination protein A, giving the protein MNEPLAERIRPKTLDDYISQHHLVGENGSLTHQIKKGIIPSLILWGPPGTGKTTLANIIAHESQRPFYTLSAISSGVKDIREVIEKAKQSGGLFTSKNPILFIDEIHRFSKSQQDSLLGAVEKGWVTLIGATTENPSFEVIPALLSRCQVYILNPFNKGDLEALLSRAMDTDPTLNSKKIKLKETEALLRLSGGDGRKLLNIFELIINSETGDTVTITNDLVMNKVQKNTVLYDKTGEQHYDIISAFIKSIRGSDPNAAVYWLARMIEGGEDVKFIARRLVILASEDIGNANPTALVLANSAFQAVNTIGYPEARIILSQCATYLASSAKSNASYVAIKEAQQKVKETGDLSVPLAIRNAPTKLMKDIGYGKGYDYAHDHENNFVDFEFLPEEISGTTFYRPGGNPRENAMREFLKNRWKDKYQF; this is encoded by the coding sequence ATGAATGAACCTCTTGCCGAGCGTATACGACCTAAAACCTTAGATGATTACATTAGCCAACATCATTTAGTTGGAGAAAATGGCTCATTAACGCATCAAATTAAAAAAGGGATTATTCCTTCTTTGATTTTATGGGGCCCACCAGGTACCGGCAAGACCACATTAGCCAATATTATAGCCCATGAGAGCCAAAGACCGTTCTATACGCTCAGTGCCATTAGCAGTGGTGTTAAGGATATAAGAGAGGTCATTGAGAAGGCAAAACAAAGTGGAGGTCTTTTCACTTCTAAAAACCCTATCCTGTTTATTGATGAGATACATCGATTTAGCAAATCACAACAAGATTCCCTTTTAGGTGCGGTTGAAAAAGGGTGGGTTACCCTTATCGGTGCCACCACGGAAAATCCAAGTTTTGAGGTGATTCCAGCACTTTTATCCAGATGTCAAGTCTACATACTAAATCCATTTAATAAAGGAGACCTAGAAGCTCTTTTGAGCAGGGCAATGGATACTGACCCCACTTTAAATTCAAAGAAAATAAAGCTAAAAGAAACTGAGGCACTGTTACGGTTGTCTGGTGGAGACGGAAGAAAACTTTTGAATATTTTTGAGCTTATCATAAATTCTGAAACTGGTGATACTGTTACCATAACCAACGATTTGGTTATGAATAAGGTGCAAAAAAACACAGTACTTTATGATAAAACTGGAGAACAGCACTATGACATCATTTCCGCCTTCATTAAATCTATAAGAGGAAGTGACCCCAATGCAGCTGTATACTGGTTGGCAAGAATGATAGAAGGTGGCGAAGATGTAAAATTTATTGCCCGCAGATTGGTCATTTTAGCGTCCGAAGATATTGGGAATGCAAATCCTACGGCATTAGTATTGGCTAATTCAGCTTTTCAGGCTGTAAATACAATTGGATACCCGGAAGCAAGGATTATACTGAGTCAATGTGCTACTTACCTGGCAAGTTCAGCAAAAAGCAATGCCAGTTATGTGGCCATTAAAGAAGCACAACAAAAAGTAAAGGAAACAGGAGATTTGTCAGTCCCTTTAGCTATTAGAAATGCACCAACAAAATTGATGAAAGATATAGGTTATGGCAAAGGGTACGATTATGCCCATGACCATGAAAACAATTTTGTTGATTTTGAATTTCTCCCTGAAGAAATTTCAGGAACTACGTTCTATAGACCCGGGGGCAATCCGAGAGAAAATGCTATGAGAGAATTCCTAAAAAATAGATGGAAGGATAAATATCAATTTTAA
- a CDS encoding rhomboid family intramembrane serine protease, translating to MTNNNHFKFSNWILIAPLLAVLSIWTVFWIEVQFGLNFNEFGIYPRRFSGLIGVLLSPFIHGSLEHLYNNTIPLAVLTGFLVYFYRHAALRTLVLGVLISGLLTWFIARPSYHIGVSGLIYVLASFIFFKGVFAKHFRLVALSLIIVFIYGSMIWYIFPVKDNISWEGHLSGFLTGLFLALTTNVRLPAEKKYDWEKEDYREEDDPFLSHFDEDGNFIETKTEEEEHQKVKVTYHYKKDKDE from the coding sequence ATGACGAATAATAATCATTTCAAATTTTCTAACTGGATTTTAATTGCTCCTTTACTGGCTGTCCTATCCATTTGGACCGTATTTTGGATTGAAGTACAATTTGGACTCAATTTTAATGAATTTGGCATTTATCCAAGAAGGTTTTCCGGTTTAATAGGTGTTTTGCTGAGCCCATTTATTCATGGGTCTTTGGAACACTTATACAACAATACCATTCCGTTAGCCGTATTGACTGGTTTTCTAGTATATTTTTACAGACATGCTGCGTTAAGAACGTTGGTGCTGGGTGTTCTTATTTCTGGACTGTTAACCTGGTTTATTGCTAGACCCTCTTATCATATTGGAGTCAGTGGTCTCATTTATGTTCTGGCAAGTTTTATTTTTTTTAAGGGAGTCTTTGCAAAACATTTTAGACTCGTTGCCCTCTCATTGATAATTGTCTTTATTTACGGAAGCATGATATGGTATATTTTCCCTGTAAAAGATAACATTTCGTGGGAGGGTCATCTTTCAGGGTTTCTAACAGGTTTGTTTTTGGCGCTTACTACGAATGTTAGGCTTCCAGCGGAAAAAAAATACGATTGGGAAAAAGAAGATTATAGGGAAGAGGATGATCCTTTTTTAAGTCATTTTGATGAAGATGGCAATTTTATTGAAACTAAAACGGAGGAAGAAGAACATCAAAAAGTTAAAGTGACCTATCACTATAAAAAAGATAAGGACGAATAG
- the rlmB gene encoding 23S rRNA (guanosine(2251)-2'-O)-methyltransferase RlmB yields the protein MSNQIYGIRAVLEAIDSEQPINKIFLQKGLGGELFRELETSIRKYGISSSYVPIEKLNRLTKSNHQGAVANISPVQFHIFEELVEKVLGQEKSPFFLLLDQVSDVRNFGAIIRTAECCGVNGIIIPKSGAAPITDDTVKTSAGAAFKVPIAKVDHLKDAIFYLQSSGIKVIAATEKSENDIYMVDFNTPCAIIMGAEDRGISTSILNLVDHKAKLPLLGEIGSLNVSVACGVFLYEAVRQRMS from the coding sequence ATGAGCAACCAAATCTATGGAATCCGGGCAGTACTGGAAGCGATTGATTCCGAGCAACCCATAAATAAAATATTTCTTCAAAAAGGACTTGGCGGTGAGTTGTTCAGAGAACTGGAGACCTCAATACGAAAATACGGTATCAGTAGTTCTTACGTGCCTATTGAAAAGCTAAATCGTTTAACCAAAAGCAATCATCAAGGAGCTGTAGCCAATATCTCTCCTGTTCAGTTCCATATTTTTGAGGAATTAGTAGAGAAAGTATTGGGGCAAGAAAAAAGTCCTTTCTTTTTGCTCTTGGACCAAGTATCAGACGTTAGAAACTTTGGAGCAATCATTAGAACCGCAGAATGTTGTGGCGTAAATGGCATTATTATACCTAAAAGTGGTGCTGCGCCAATTACGGACGATACGGTTAAAACCTCTGCAGGTGCTGCCTTTAAAGTTCCCATTGCAAAGGTTGACCATTTAAAAGATGCTATATTTTATCTTCAATCTTCGGGCATTAAAGTTATCGCCGCCACTGAAAAGTCTGAAAATGATATCTATATGGTAGACTTCAACACTCCCTGTGCAATAATTATGGGCGCTGAAGACAGGGGTATTTCAACTTCCATACTTAATCTAGTTGATCATAAGGCAAAACTTCCTTTATTAGGGGAAATTGGTTCTTTAAATGTCTCTGTTGCTTGTGGAGTGTTCTTATATGAAGCGGTTCGCCAACGTATGAGCTAA
- a CDS encoding polysaccharide deacetylase family protein encodes MLLIFTHKITNRLTYTAKQLFEKILGIEVTFTTKVEDFIRHKGPKITYSKQPLQNEFFIRSNDLLFEQGINDLDIKIADWDGIPCFFASGEKSAIPYDIFSASFYLLSRYEEYLPHVKDSVGRFPAKESIAYQNKFLELPVVDLWANKLLQALKERFPDIQNPKRKYTFTSIINVTTSHSYALRGFVRSLGGFFLDIGGFKFRSMAKRTLVLLGLKKDPYDNFQELIAIHKKFPIKTMFFFQFAKYSAHDKNISPNNNKFGYLIKSVADYSAVSLSTSFLSSTNKLVLKEEKRLLGNLINRPIKYSRLRYNRVNVPSTYRNLIETEFTDDFSMGYTHEIGFRAGTCTPFYFYDINMEVRQPLKVHPFAIHDYALANCKKKEEAFEVMDRVYRLVKQVNGDLVIIFSNELLGSSHKLNWLELYQSFLRRYYV; translated from the coding sequence ATGTTATTGATATTTACCCATAAAATTACCAACCGACTTACCTATACAGCAAAACAGCTGTTTGAAAAGATTTTGGGTATAGAAGTAACGTTTACAACCAAGGTTGAGGATTTTATTAGACATAAAGGCCCAAAAATAACGTACTCAAAACAACCCTTGCAGAACGAGTTTTTTATCAGGAGCAATGATTTGTTGTTTGAACAAGGCATTAACGATCTGGACATTAAAATTGCAGATTGGGATGGTATTCCATGTTTTTTTGCCAGTGGAGAAAAAAGCGCCATACCATATGACATATTTTCGGCAAGCTTTTATCTTTTAAGTAGATATGAGGAGTATTTGCCACATGTAAAAGACAGTGTGGGAAGATTTCCGGCAAAAGAGAGCATTGCTTATCAAAATAAATTTTTGGAACTTCCCGTTGTAGATTTGTGGGCCAATAAGCTGTTGCAGGCCTTAAAAGAACGTTTTCCGGACATACAAAACCCAAAAAGAAAGTACACTTTCACGTCAATTATAAACGTAACCACATCTCATAGTTATGCTTTACGTGGGTTTGTAAGAAGTCTTGGAGGCTTCTTTTTAGATATTGGTGGTTTTAAATTTAGGAGTATGGCCAAACGCACCTTGGTGCTTTTGGGCTTAAAAAAGGATCCCTATGATAATTTTCAGGAGCTGATAGCAATTCATAAAAAGTTTCCGATCAAAACCATGTTTTTCTTTCAGTTCGCCAAGTATTCAGCTCATGACAAGAACATTTCGCCAAACAATAACAAATTTGGGTACCTTATAAAATCGGTTGCGGATTATAGTGCTGTTTCCTTGAGTACATCCTTTTTGTCTTCTACAAACAAGTTGGTCTTAAAAGAAGAAAAACGGCTCTTGGGCAACCTTATTAATAGACCCATTAAATATTCCAGATTAAGATATAACAGGGTCAATGTGCCAAGTACCTACCGCAACCTTATTGAAACTGAGTTTACAGATGACTTTTCTATGGGATATACCCATGAAATCGGTTTTAGGGCCGGTACCTGTACGCCTTTTTATTTTTATGACATTAATATGGAAGTAAGACAGCCCCTAAAAGTGCATCCTTTTGCCATACACGATTACGCCCTTGCAAATTGTAAAAAGAAGGAAGAAGCTTTTGAAGTTATGGATAGGGTATATAGGCTGGTAAAACAAGTAAATGGAGATTTAGTGATAATTTTCTCAAATGAGCTATTGGGAAGTAGCCATAAATTAAATTGGTTAGAATTGTACCAATCCTTCTTAAGACGCTACTATGTTTAA